A single genomic interval of Saccharomyces kudriavzevii IFO 1802 strain IFO1802 genome assembly, chromosome: 3 harbors:
- the HIS4 gene encoding trifunctional histidinol dehydrogenase/phosphoribosyl-AMP cyclohydrolase/phosphoribosyl-ATP diphosphatase (similar to Saccharomyces cerevisiae HIS4 (YCL030C); ancestral locus Anc_1.45), with translation MVLPILPLIDDLASWNTKKEYASLIGQVLLDGSSLSNDEILQFAKKEEVPLVALSLPSGKFSDDDIIAFLNNGVSSLFVGTQDAKIVDHLVDQLNVPKDRIVVEDNNVFYNQFIVKQKFSQDKIVSIKKLSKDQLTKEVITEVRTDRPDGLFTTLVVDQYERCLGLVYSSKESIAKAIDLGRGVYYSRSRSEIWVKGETSGNGQKLLQISTDCDSDALKFIVEQENIGFCHLETMSCFGEFKHGLVGLESLLKQRLQDAPKESYTRRLFNDSALLDAKIKEEAEELTEAKGKQEISWEAADLFYFALAKLVANNVSLKDVENNLNMKHLKITRRKGDAKPKFVAQAKSEEEESTGPIHLDVVKASDKAGIKRALSRPIQKTSEIMHLVNPIIENVRDKGDCALLEYTEKFDGVKLSTPVLNAPFPEEYFEGLTEEMKDALDLSIENVRKFHAAQLPSGTLEVETQPGVLCSRFPRPIEKVGLYIPGGTAVLPSTALMLGVPAQVAQCKEIVFASPPRKSDGKVSPEVVYVAEKVGASKIVLAGGAQAVAAMAYGTETVPKVDKILGPGNQFVTAAKMYVQNDTQALCSIDMPAGPSEVLVIADEDADVDFVASDLLSQAEHGIDSQVILVGVKLSEKKISEIQDAVHHQAMELPRVDIVRKCIAHSAIVLCDGYEEALEMSNQYAPEHLILQIANANDYVKLVDNAGSVFVGAYTPESCGDYSSGTNHTLPTYGYARQYSGANTATFQKYITAQNITPEGLENIGRAVMCVAKKEGLDGHRNAVKIRMSKLGLIPDDFQ, from the coding sequence ATGGTGTTGCCGATTCTACCGTTAATTGATGATCTGGCCTCATGGAATACTAAGAAAGAATATGCTTCCTTAATTGGTCAGGTACTTTTGGATGGCTCGAGCTTAAGTAATGACGAGATTCTCCAATTTGcaaagaaggaagaggTTCCATTGGTGGCTTTGTCTTTGCCGAGTGGAAAGTTCAGTGATGATGACATCATTGCCTTTTTGAACAATGGAGTCTCTTCTCTCTTCGTTGGGACCCAAGATGCTAAAATTGTGGACCACTTGGTCGACCAATTGAATGTTCCAAAAGACCGTATTGTTGTGGAGGATAACAATGTCTTCTATAACCAATTTATAGTGAAGCAAAAGTTCTCGCAAGATAAAATAGTGTccatcaagaaattgagcaAAGATCAATTGACTAAAGAGGTGATTACTGAAGTACGCACCGATCGTCCTGATGGCTTGTTTACCACCCTGGTCGTCGATCAATACGAGCGTTGTTTGGGGTTAGTATACTCTTCCAAGGAATCTATTGCAAAAGCCATCGATTTGGGCCGTGGTGTTTATTACTCTCGTTCTAGAAGTGAAATCTGGGTCAAGGGGGAAACGTCCGGCAACGGTCAAAAGCTTCTGCAAATCTCCACTGATTGTGATTCTGACgctttgaaatttatcGTCGAGCAGGAAAACATCGGATTTTGCCACTTGGAGACCATGTCCTGCTTTGGGGAATTCAAACATGGCTTGGTTGGTCTAGAATCTTTACTAAAGCAAAGATTACAAGATGCCCCAAAAGAGTCTTACACCAGAAGACTATTCAACGATTCTGCATTATTGGACGCCAAGattaaagaagaagcagaagAATTGACTGAGGCAAAGGGTAAACAGGAGATATCTTGGGAAGCTGCCGATCTGTTCTATTTTGCGTTGGCCAAATTAGTAGCCAATAATGTTTCATTGAAAgatgttgaaaataatttgaatatgaaGCACTTGAAGATCACAAGAAGGAAGGGTGATGCTAAACCAAAATTTGTGGCACAAGCAAAGTCTGAGGAGGAGGAATCAACCGGCCCAATTCACTTGGACGTGGTCAAGGCTTCTGACAAGGCTGGTATTAAGAGGGCCTTAAGCAGaccaattcaaaaaacttcTGAAATTATGCATTTAGTCAATCCGATAATTGAGAACGTTAGGGATAAAGGTGACTGCGCTCTCTTGGAATACacagaaaaatttgatggtGTCAAATTGTCCACACCCGTGCTAAATGCACCATTCCCAGAAGAGTACTTTGAAGGTTTaactgaagaaatgaaagacGCTTTGGATCTGTCGATCGAAAACGTTCGCAAATTTCACGCCGCTCAACTGCCTTCAGGCACTCTTGAAGTGGAAACCCAACCCGGTGTTTTATGTTCCAGATTTCCTCGTCCAATCGAGAAAGTTGGTCTTTATATTCCAGGTGGTACTGCTGTTTTGCCAAGTACTGCATTGATGCTTGGTGTCCCAGCTCAAGTTGCTCAATGTAAGGAAATTGTGTTCGCATCCCCACCAAGAAAATCAGATGGTAAAGTTTCACCTGAAGTCGTCTACGTTGCGGAAAAGGTTGGCGCTTCCAAGATTGTTTTAGCAGGTGGTGCACAAGCCGTTGCTGCTATGGCCTACGGTACTGAAACCGTTCCTAAAGTGGACAAAATTTTGGGCCCTGGTAATCAGTTCGTCACTGCTGCTAAGATGTATGTGCAAAATGACACCCAGGCCCTATGTTCCATTGACATGCCTGCTGGTCCAAGTGAAGTTTTAGTCATTGCCGATGAAGATGCAGATGTGGATTTTGTGGCCAGTGACTTACTATCACAAGCTGAACACGGTATTGACTCTCAAGTTATCCTTGTTGGTGTTAAACTGAgcgaaaagaagataagtGAAATCCAAGATGCTGTCCACCACCAAGCTATGGAACTACCACGTGTGGATATTGTTCGTAAATGTATTGCACACAGTGCCATTGTTCTTTGTGATGGCTATGAAGAAGCCCTTGAAATGTCCAATCAATATGCACCAGAGCATTTAATTCTACAAATCGCCAACGCTAACGATTACGTGAAATTGGTTGATAACGCAGGGTCTGTGTTCGTAGGCGCCTACACTCCAGAATCGTGTGGTGATTATTCTAGTGGTACCAATCATACCCTACCAACATACGGCTATGCTAGACAATACAGTGGTGCCAACACTGCAACCTTCCAAAAATATATCACTGCTCAAAACATCACCCCTGAAGGTTTGGAGAACATTGGTAGAGCTGTCATGTGTGTTGCCAAGAAGGAAGGCTTGGATGGCCACAGAAACGCCGTGAAAATTAGAATGAGTAAGCTTGGGTTGATCCCAGACGATTTCCAatag
- the GRX1 gene encoding dithiol glutaredoxin GRX1 (similar to Saccharomyces cerevisiae GRX1 (YCL035C) and GRX2 (YDR513W); ancestral locus Anc_1.38) translates to MVSQETIKHVKELIAEKEIFVASKTYCPYCHAALNTLFQQLKVPKSKVLVLQLNEMEDGADIQAALYEINGQRTVPNVYINGKHIGGNDDLQELRETGELEELLEPILAK, encoded by the coding sequence atggtatctCAAGAAACTATCAAGCACGTCAAGGAACTTATTGCAGAGAAGGAAATCTTCGTCGCATCCAAGACGTACTGTCCATACTGCCACGCAGCTTTGAACACGCTCTTCCAGCAGTTGAAAGTGCCTAAATCCAAAGTCTTGGTCTTGCAATTGAACGAGATGGAGGACGGCGCAGACATCCAGGCGGCGCTGTATGAGATCAACGGCCAGAGAACCGTGCCAAACGTCTACATCAACGGCAAGCATATCGGGGGTAACGACGACTTGCAAGAGCTGAGGGAAACGGGCGAGCTGGAGGAGCTGTTGGAACCCATCCTTGCGAAATAA
- the STE50 gene encoding Ste50p (similar to Saccharomyces cerevisiae STE50 (YCL032W); ancestral locus Anc_1.42), giving the protein MEDEKQPINEGSNRASPDAGADGTILMNNEDYSQWSVDDVISWCIPTLEVEESDVLCRNLRENDIVGDLLPELSLQDCQELCEDDLNKAIKFKILINKLRDTKLEWKDDKTHNDMVTVLKNLYTTTSAKLQEFQSQYTRLRMDVLEVMKTSSSSSPINTQGPPATAPSSNSTIIPMNDGLSLSQTDYFDTAHHRQSPSRRESPVTVFRQPSLSHSKSLLKESKQKVPQISTIHASTTSTANTPGPSPNEALKQLRASKEDSCERILKNAMKRHNLADHDWRQYVLVICYGDQERLLELHEKPVIIFKNLKQQGLHPAIMLRRRGDFEEVAVTNGGDNITPGGRL; this is encoded by the coding sequence ATGGAGGACGAGAAACAACCTATCAACGAGGGCTCGAACCGTGCCTCGCCGGATGCGGGTGCTGACGGTACGATACTAATGAATAACGAAGACTATTCGCAATGGTCGGTTGACGATGTGATCAGCTGGTGTATTCCCACGCTGGAGGTGGAAGAATCTGATGTGTTATGCCGGAATCTACGAGAAAACGATATCGTGGGAGACCTCTTGCCGGAATTGTCCTTGCAAGATTGCCAAGAATTGTGTGAAGATGATCTGAATAAGGCAATaaaattcaagatattgatCAATAAACTAAGGGACACCAAGTTGGAGTGGAAGGACGACAAGACGCACAATGACATGGTGACGgtgctgaaaaatttgtacACCACAACGTCTGCCAAATTGCAGGAGTTCCAATCGCAGTACACAAGGCTTAGGATGGACGTCTTGGAAGTGATGAAGACTAGCTCGAGTTCTTCGCCCATCAACACGCAAGGACCCCCCGCCACGGCACCTTCCTCAAATAGCACAATCATACCCATGAATGATGGTTTGTCCCTTTCACAAACAGATTATTTTGACACGGCACATCACCGACAATCGCCATCAAGGAGAGAATCCCCGGTGACGGTATTTAGACAGCCCAGTCTTTCTCATTCGAAATCGTTACTCAAGGAGAGCAAGCAAAAAGTACCTCAAATATCCACAATTCATGCCTCAACTACGTCGACAGCGAACACACCAGGACCATCGCCTAACGAGGCGTTGAAGCAATTGCGTGCCTCTAAGGAGGACTCATGCGAAAGGATTCTGAAAAATGCAATGAAAAGACATAACCTGGCCGATCACGATTGGAGGCAGTATGTCTTGGTCATATGCTATGGGGATCAAGAGAGACTGTTGGAACTACATGAAAAGCCTGTAATCATATTCAAGAACTTAAAGCAACAGGGTCTGCACCCCGCCATTATGTTAAGGAGACGAGGTGATTTCGAGGAAGTAGCAGTGACGAATGGGGGCGACAATATTACCCCTGGTGGGAGGCTCTAG
- the BIK1 gene encoding Bik1p (similar to Saccharomyces cerevisiae BIK1 (YCL029C); ancestral locus Anc_1.46), which translates to MDRYQRKIGCFIQIPNLGRGQLKYVGPVDAKPGMFAGVDLLANIGKNDGSFMGRKYFDTEYPQSGLFIQLQKVASLIERASISQSSRRTTMEPLSIPKNRSIARLANQFSPMDDPKSPTPMRSFRITSRNSVNQQTMDQEASDHRGHQPQVPAHDDGDDRMEVDSIISSGRKTNHNTGNDWKFNNNRTNDHNSTEVSMELREAQLTIEKLQRKQLHYKRLLDDQRMVLEEVQPTFDRYEATIQEKEKEIGDLKQQLELERRQQAKQKQFFDTENEQLLAVVNQLHEEIKENEERNLAHNEPTGGGEDVELMKKQVERLHNIEDQFELHKTKWAKEREQLKMHNDSLSKEYQSLSRELFSSKPNDSSSEEVAVLRKRLGEANERVKQLEQSQAHSAVESLPIFDPPAPVDSTAGRQQWCEHCDAIGHITAECPHRDPDDQQFF; encoded by the coding sequence ATGGATAGATATCAAAGGAAGATAGGATGTTTCATACAGATACCCAACTTAGGGAGGGGCCAACTGAAATACGTGGGTCCAGTGGACGCGAAACCTGGGATGTTTGCCGGTGTGGACTTGCTGGCTAACATTGGTAAGAACGACGGTTCATTCATGGGGAGGAAGTATTTCGACACAGAGTATCCTCAAAGTGGGCTTTTTATCCAGTTGCAGAAAGTGGCATCACTGATTGAGAGGGCGTCAATATCGCAAAGTTCGAGAAGAACCACGATGGAGCCGCTATCGATACCCAAGAACAGGTCTATCGCAAGGCTCGCAAACCAGTTCTCTCCCATGGACGATCCTAAATCCCCCACACCGATGAGAAGTTTCCGGATCACTAGCCGAAACAGCGTTAACCAACAGACGATGGATCAGGAAGCGTCGGACCATCGTGGTCACCAACCACAAGTACCTGCTCATGACGATGGAGACGACAGGATGGAGGTTGATTCAATTATATCGTCCGGAAGGAAAACCAACCACAACACCGGTAACGACTGGAAATTCAACAATAACCGTACGAATGATCACAATAGCACCGAAGTTTCGATGGAGTTGCGAGAAGCTCAATTGACCATCGAAAAgttacaaagaaaacaactGCACTACAAAAGGCTACTAGATGACCAAAGAATGGTCCTCGAAGAAGTGCAACCAACATTTGATAGATATGAAGCCACgatacaagaaaaagaaaaagaaatcggCGATCTCAAGCAGCAACTGGAACTCGAACGCAGACAACAGGCCAAACAAAAACAGTTTTTCGACactgaaaatgaacaacTGCTTGCTGTCGTAAACCAATTGCACGAAGAGATCAAGGAAAACGAGGAAAGGAACCTTGCCCATAACGAACCCACCGGCGGCGGCGAAGACGTCGAACTCATGAAGAAACAGGTAGAAAGATTACACAATATAGAAGACCAATTCGAGTTGCACAAAACGAAATGGGCCAAAGAGCGCGAGCAGTTGAAAATGCATAACGATTCTCTGAGTAAAGAATACCAGAGCCTGAGCAGGGAACTATTTTCGTCAAAACCAAACGATTCGTCGTCAGAGGAAGTGGCCGTCTTGAGAAAGAGACTTGGAGAGGCTAACGAAAGGGTCAAACAGTTGGAACAATCCCAAGCACATTCAGCCGTGGAATCCTTGCCCATCTTCGATCCTCCTGCCCCAGTGGATTCCACGGCAGGAAGACAACAGTGGTGTGAGCATTGTGATGCGATCGGCCACATCACGGCCGAATGTCCACACCGTGATCCTGATGACCAGCAGTTCTTCTAA
- the LSB5 gene encoding Lsb5p (similar to Saccharomyces cerevisiae LSB5 (YCL034W); ancestral locus Anc_1.39) produces the protein MGFLSDHPRTAITETIFRIVSSRDYTLEVELAPLIQLIKADRNDYNYTVNQEEAARALRKKIKYGNRLQQSRTLDLLDLFISQGVKFTVMYNDDKLLQRLKGMATNSECSGSGEKYEPRIIKKCAAYAISWSNYITQNGLENARAYAGLYQMGELVKQKYSKSKGSRRGGGGRAGGRSNFMDDSADDTLYQSSSLTSADRLYRIPQINLNKEAPKIRLIISDALASAVSLQNSLIGLPRGKCSTDDEEATSKFIQARAIRRKVLRYLQFVTEGEFLGSLIHANDELVAALTAYDDRSALDTASDENDRDSYSDDVYDENEQDNSRYIDSESSEEESLSSRQPSTVSNPFGDHNKI, from the coding sequence ATGGGGTTTCTTTCGGATCATCCACGCACGGCTATCACCGAGACGATCTTCCGAATCGTCTCTTCAAGGGACTACACGCTGGAAGTGGAGCTGGCACCCCTGATTCAGCTTATCAAGGCAGACCGCAACGACTACAACTACACTGTCAACCAGGAAGAGGCTGCGCGGGCGCTCAGGAAGAAGATAAAGTACGGGAACCGGCTGCAGCAGTCCAGGACTCTGGACCTCTTGGACCTGTTCATTTCGCAGGGCGTCAAGTTTACCGTCATGTACAATGATGACAAGTTGCTGCAAAGACTGAAAGGGATGGCCACGAATTCTGAGTGCAGCGGGTCCGGCGAGAAGTACGAGCCCAGGATCATCAAGAAGTGTGCAGCATATGCGATCTCGTGGTCAAACTACATCACGCAGAACGGGCTGGAGAACGCGAGGGCGTATGCTGGTCTTTATCAAATGGGCGAATTGGTCAAGCAGAAGTATTCGAAGAGCAAGGGCTCCCGCCGTGGTGGCGGTGGCCGCGCTGGTGGCCGCTCCAATTTCATGGATGACAGCGCCGACGACACTTTGTACCAGTCGAGCTCGTTGACCAGTGCCGATAGATTGTATAGGATCCCGCAGATCAATTTGAACAAGGAAGCACCCAAGATCAGGCTGATCATCAGCGATGCTCTCGCGTCTGCGGTGTCTCTGCAGAACTCGCTGATCGGACTGCCCAGGGGCAAGTGCTCCACGGACGACGAAGAGGCCACGTCCAAGTTCATCCAGGCCAGGGCCATCAGGAGGAAGGTTCTCAGATACCTGCAATTTGTCACGGAGGGCGAGTTTCTTGGCAGCCTGATCCATGCTAACGATGAACTGGTGGCTGCGCTGACTGCGTACGACGATAGAAGTGCTCTGGACACTGCCAGCGATGAGAACGATCGTGACTCGTACAGCGACGATGTTTACGACGAAAACGAGCAGGATAATAGCAGGTACATCGATAGCGAGTCCTCGGAGGAGGAAAGCCTGTCCTCCCGCCAGCCGTCCACCGTCTCGAACCCATTTGGCGACCATAACAAAATTTAA
- the GFD2 gene encoding Gfd2p (similar to Saccharomyces cerevisiae GFD2 (YCL036W) and YDR514C; ancestral locus Anc_1.37), protein MRAEMVSDSSKNSSGNSAHYERRNDNGADHRYRSRSGNSGALVTRLSSGPLSVRGLVKERAGSSQVKGCVEAFLDARARLNTAWDRAGCNWLDQVDYYARLRKTAFSNELDLLREPMIDAYMVEMRQKFGASYKQSVVELEGKVKQVENEWYAVHGDVDAKLEELTAERQFLKRLSSTIVPPRSRRSQRLPPLTKEDRANSVCPQPRGVKDIVWFEAIQKKMLGMDGTIKLLETEQKLLVEERNSVKRTSWRTVEAYPGSDEFAYLEKCIRLMASQRAICFCLDIEAFEANQNVITEIGISIYDPRENMVPSMLPITKNYHLIIEESLELRNQKWVCDYKDCYLLGESYVLKLKECARFIQSLINYYLVPVTEQDTTWSRALIGHHVSGDLKWLETIGVKFPGRGYEGRLNHTLLPADGPGSVDVFVLDTEQFYRKSYGEKGSSLGKILRLFEIPHAFLHNAGNDAYYTLRLLMKFCDINFRRATGMDDVLKVMGQVRTWGERDLREPKVVPMSYAISIEEAAAKNRMHRKGVKSNRKERVCQTEFGGLTYFGTGRDAFASTLPTL, encoded by the coding sequence ATGCGAGCGGAAATGGTGAGTGATAGCAGTAAGAATAGCAGTGGTAATAGCGCCCATTACGAGAGGAGGAATGATAACGGTGCAGACCACCGTTATCGTTCCAGATCCGGGAATAGCGGTGCTTTGGTAACGAGGTTGAGTAGTGGGCCGCTCTCCGTCAGGGGATTAGTAAAAGAACGAGCGGGAAGCAGCCAGGTGAAGGGCTGTGTGGAGGCGTTTCTGGACGCTAGGGCCCGATTGAACACAGCTTGGGACCGAGCCGGGTGTAACTGGCTGGACCAGGTGGATTACTATGCACGGCTGAGGAAGACCGCGTTCTCGAATGAGTTGGATCTGCTGAGGGAACCCATGATCGATGCGTATATGGTGGAGATGAGGCAGAAGTTTGGTGCCTCGTATAAACAGTCTGTCGTGGAGCTGGAAGGCAAAGTAAAACAGGTGGAAAACGAATGGTATGCAGTGCATGGCGATGTGGACGCTAAACTGGAAGAGCTGACGGCAGAGcgtcaatttttgaaaaggctgAGCAGCACAATTGTCCCTCCCAGGTCTAGAAGGTCGCAGCGGCTGCCGCCATTGACCAAAGAGGACCGAGCCAACAGTGTCTGTCCGCAGCCTAGGGGCGTGAAGGACATTGTTTGGTTCGAAGCCATCCAGAAGAAGATGTTAGGAATGGATGGCACGATCAAGCTCCTGGAGACAGAACAGAAGCTACTGGTGGAGGAGAGGAACAGCGTCAAGAGGACGTCCTGGCGCACGGTGGAAGCGTACCCTGGCTCGGACGAGTTCGCTTACTTGGAGAAATGCATCAGGTTGATGGCCTCTCAGAGGGCAATATGCTTTTGTCTTGACATAGAGGCCTTCGAGGCGAACCAGAATGTGATCACGGAGATCGGAATCTCCATCTACGACCCCAGGGAGAACATGGTGCCATCGATGCTTCCAATTACGAAGAATTACCACTTGATCATTGAGGAGTCTCTAGAGCTGAGAAACCAGAAGTGGGTCTGTGATTACAAGGACTGCTATTTACTGGGCGAAAGCTACGTCCTGAAGTTGAAGGAGTGTGCGCGGTTCATTCAGTCGCTGATCAACTACTATCTGGTCCCGGTGACCGAACAGGACACAACATGGTCGAGAGCCCTCATTGGGCACCACGTGAGCGGCGATCTCAAGTGGCTCGAGACCATTGGTGTGAAGTTCCCCGGCAGAGGGTATGAAGGCCGTTTGAACCACACTCTGCTTCCCGCTGACGGCCCTGGCAGTGTAGATGTCTTCGTCTTGGACACTGAGCAGTTTTACAGGAAGTCGTACGGCGAAAAGGGGAGCAGCTTGGGCAAGATTCTCCGGCTGTTCGAGATACCGCATGCGTTCCTGCACAATGCCGGCAACGATGCATACTACACCCTGCGCTTGCTGATGAAGTTCTGCGACATCAATTTCAGAAGGGCCACTGGGATGGACGACGTTCTCAAAGTAATGGGCCAAGTGAGAACCTGGGGCGAAAGAGACCTGCGGGAGCCCAAAGTGGTGCCCATGTCGTATGCCATCTCCATCGAGGAGGCGGCGGCCAAGAATCGGATGCACCGCAAGGGCGTCAAGAGTAACAGGAAGGAAAGAGTCTGCCAGACGGAGTTCGGTGGGTTGACGTATTTTGGAACGGGCAGAGATGCCTTTGCAAGCACGCTTCCGACACTCTAA
- the RRP7 gene encoding Rrp7p (similar to Saccharomyces cerevisiae RRP7 (YCL031C); ancestral locus Anc_1.43), translated as MGIEDISTMKNGFLVVPFKLPDHKALPKSKDASLHYMFAKKHQSSNANESNCLFLVNLPLLSNIEHMKKFVGQLCGKYDTVSHVEELLYNDEFGLNEIDLSALTSDLMSSADVNEKRYTPRNTALLKFVDAASIDNCWNALRKYSNLHAKHSDELFEWTYTSPSFTTFINFYKPLDIDYLKEDIHTHMAIFEQREAQAQEDIQSSIIDEDGFTLVVGKNTKSLNSIRKKILNKNPLSKHENKTKPISNIDKKAKKDFYRFQVRERKKQEINQLLSKFKEDQERIKVMKAKRKFNPYT; from the coding sequence ATGGGTATTGAAGACATCAGCACCATGAAAAATGGGTTTTTAGTGGTGCCGTTCAAACTACCTGATCACAAAGCACTACCCAAAAGCAAAGATGCTTCGTTGCACTACATGTTCGCTAAAAAGCACCAGAGTTCCAATGCCAACGAATCtaattgtttatttttggtcaaTCTCCCATTGCTTTCTAACATAGAGcatatgaaaaaatttgttggaCAGCTTTGTGGGAAATACGATACAGTATCACATGTGGAGGAATTATTATACAACGATGAGTTTGGATTAAACGAAATAGATTTATCAGCATTGACCTCAGACCTAATGTCGTCCGCAGACGTTAACGAAAAAAGATACACGCCAAGAAACACAgctcttttgaaatttgtgGATGCCGCAAGCATAGATAATTGCTGGAATGCCTTAAGGAAATACTCTAATTTGCATGCTAAACATTCAGACGAACTGTTTGAATGGACATATACCAGCCCATCTTTCACAACTTTTATCAACTTCTACAAACCATTAGACATTGACTACTTGAAGGAGGATATTCATACGCACATGGCGATCTTTGAACAGCGTGAAGCTCAAGCACAAGAGGACATCCAAAGCTCTATAATAGATGAGGACGGATTCACACTAGTTGTTGGAAAGAACACTAAATCATTGAACTctataagaaagaaaattctgAACAAAAATCCATTATCCAAACATGAAAATAAGACAAAACCAATTTCTAATATCGATAAAAAGGCCAAAAAGGACTTCTATAGATTCCAAGTAAGAGAGCGTAAAAAGCAAGAGATCAATCAGCTGTTAAGCAAGTTCAAGGAAGATCAGGAAAGAATCAAGGTAATGAAAGCCAAGAGGAAATTCAATCCATACACCTAA
- the MXR2 gene encoding peptide-methionine (R)-S-oxide reductase (similar to Saccharomyces cerevisiae MXR2 (YCL033C); ancestral locus Anc_1.40) encodes MNKLNRLYALTLRRTFPGTRSIALARYLHTSNKMSSESNDVKWNDALTPLQLMVLKDKATERPNTGAYLHTKDSGVYHCANCDTPLYSSNAKFDARCGWPAFYEEVSPGAITYHRDTSLMPARVEICCGKCGGHLGHVFEGEGWKQLLNLPKDSRHCVNSASLNLKRD; translated from the coding sequence ATGAACAAGTTGAATAGGCTCTACGCCCTCACGTTGCGCAGAACTTTCCCAGGCACAAGAAGCATTGCACTGGCACGATACTTGCATACGAGCAATAAAATGAGCAGCGAATCGAACGACGTGAAATGGAATGACGCACTGACGCCCTTGCAACTGATGGTGCTCAAGGATAAGGCGACCGAAAGACCCAACACAGGCGCGTACCTGCACACCAAGGACTCCGGGGTCTACCATTGTGCCAACTGTGACACACCTCTGTACTCGAGTAACGCCAAGTTCGATGCTCGTTGTGGCTGGCCCGCATTCTACGAAGAAGTCTCCCCTGGCGCCATCACGTACCACCGCGACACCTCTCTGATGCCTGCGAGGGTAGAGATATGCTGTGGGAAGTGTGGTGGGCACCTGGGGCATGTGTTCGAAGGCGAAGGCTGGAAGCAGCTGCTGAACTTGCCCAAGGATTCCAGACACTGCGTGAACAGTGCGTCTTTGAACCTTAAGAGGGATTGA